One Culturomica massiliensis DNA window includes the following coding sequences:
- the yihA gene encoding ribosome biogenesis GTP-binding protein YihA/YsxC — translation MEILKAEFVVSNSDVGKCPAPDRHEYAFIGRSNVGKSSLINMLTNRSSLAKTAAKPGKTQLINHFLIDDNWYMVDLPGYGYARTSKSLRGQFEKLIRDYILKRENLICLFVLIDCRLEPQQIDLEFMEWLGENGVPFVMVFTKGDKLSVAQRRKNLEHYQEVMLDTWETTPIAFMTSSEKKLGREELLDYIDELNRTVEL, via the coding sequence ATGGAGATTCTAAAAGCTGAATTTGTGGTCAGTAATTCCGATGTCGGCAAATGTCCGGCTCCTGATCGCCATGAATATGCCTTTATCGGAAGGTCGAATGTCGGAAAGTCTTCGTTAATCAATATGCTTACTAATCGTAGCAGTTTGGCGAAAACGGCGGCTAAACCGGGAAAAACACAACTTATCAATCATTTTTTGATTGATGATAACTGGTATATGGTCGATTTGCCGGGTTATGGTTATGCGCGGACGTCGAAGTCGCTTCGCGGACAGTTTGAAAAGCTGATCCGGGATTATATCCTGAAACGTGAAAACCTGATTTGTCTCTTTGTTTTGATAGATTGCCGGCTCGAACCGCAGCAGATTGATCTGGAGTTTATGGAGTGGCTCGGTGAAAACGGAGTCCCTTTTGTAATGGTCTTTACAAAAGGAGATAAACTGTCTGTTGCTCAGCGCAGGAAAAATCTGGAACATTATCAGGAAGTGATGTTGGATACCTGGGAGACGACACCGATTGCTTTTATGACTTCTTCGGAGAAAAAACTGGGCCGGGAAGAACTGTTGGATTATATTGATGAGTTGAACAGGACGGTGGAATTATGA
- a CDS encoding toxin-antitoxin system YwqK family antitoxin encodes MRGIVLCWMLGMILLDGAFAFGQQEVLKKGYYPDGKVRYEGYFEGDEPVGKMTRYYPDGRIQAELFHQGDKTEAVLYSKHGEYVSAGCYQNRLKEGEWHYKKGERVIATETYKENKLDGVSRKYFTSGKIAEERNWKQGFPEGVWKVYYPDGGLRIEAGYVDGKLDGKMQGYYPDGSVMAKGMYRNNLKEGVWYYYGRDGELKKTKTFRGGIAEDQQEEDIEESRKLDKWIDEGKKIVDPVHFIDDPEMYLKAAGD; translated from the coding sequence ATGAGAGGGATTGTTTTGTGTTGGATGTTAGGGATGATATTGCTGGACGGGGCTTTTGCTTTCGGTCAACAGGAAGTTTTGAAGAAGGGATATTATCCGGATGGTAAAGTACGTTATGAGGGGTATTTCGAAGGTGATGAACCGGTTGGAAAAATGACTCGTTACTATCCGGATGGTCGTATTCAGGCTGAATTGTTTCATCAGGGAGATAAAACCGAAGCTGTGCTTTATAGTAAGCATGGGGAATATGTCTCTGCGGGATGTTATCAGAATCGTTTGAAAGAGGGAGAGTGGCACTATAAAAAAGGAGAGCGTGTTATAGCTACGGAAACTTACAAAGAAAATAAGCTGGACGGAGTCTCCCGGAAATATTTTACATCCGGAAAAATTGCCGAAGAGAGAAATTGGAAGCAAGGGTTTCCGGAAGGAGTCTGGAAAGTTTATTACCCGGACGGTGGGCTTCGGATAGAAGCCGGATATGTGGATGGTAAGCTGGATGGAAAAATGCAGGGGTATTATCCGGACGGTAGTGTGATGGCAAAAGGAATGTACCGGAATAACCTGAAAGAAGGGGTTTGGTATTACTACGGACGGGATGGGGAGTTGAAGAAGACGAAAACATTCCGGGGAGGGATTGCCGAAGATCAGCAGGAGGAAGATATCGAAGAGAGCCGGAAATTGGACAAATGGATAGACGAAGGGAAGAAAATCGTCGATCCGGTTCATTTTATCGATGACCCTGAAATGTATCTTAAGGCTGCGGGTGATTGA
- the xseA gene encoding exodeoxyribonuclease VII large subunit, whose amino-acid sequence MDFISLFDLNNQVKRTLKERFAEPVWVTAEIASIQENRSGHCYLELIDKPEGEDNPVAVAKGTIWAFTYRMLKPYFETTTGRSLGRGMKVLVQVEVIFHELYGFSLNIKDINPTFTIGDLERKKREIIEQLEREGIIDMNQRLELSLLPKNIAVISSPTAAGLGDFINQLERNSYGYKFHIKLFPAVMQGEKTTESVIAALDRIYEYEYLFDVVVIIRGGGAQSDLGCFDSYDMAANVAQFPIPVIAGIGHERDETIVDRVAFMRVKTPTAAAAFLIETFQDFDAHVEELRGDFVSGVKDLLLRENNRQKLLAVNLKRLTQGWLGGNANRLHLLSHRLEHSVQLYVYNRKGYFNTVYTRIVNRLNLLRERQGNQLSDFAVRVKQKCKSRFEKERHFIELAEIQMKYVDPKNVLERGYSITRLNGRAVRSVTEVKAGDVVETVVGDGKLKSRVDSVEIG is encoded by the coding sequence ATGGATTTTATTTCTTTATTCGATCTGAACAATCAGGTGAAGCGGACACTGAAAGAACGTTTTGCCGAACCGGTATGGGTCACTGCGGAGATCGCTTCAATACAGGAGAACCGTTCCGGTCATTGTTATCTGGAATTGATCGATAAGCCAGAAGGCGAAGACAATCCGGTTGCTGTTGCCAAAGGAACGATTTGGGCATTTACTTACCGTATGTTGAAACCGTATTTTGAGACAACGACGGGACGAAGCCTGGGGAGAGGAATGAAGGTCTTGGTTCAGGTAGAAGTGATTTTTCATGAATTGTACGGTTTTTCTCTGAATATTAAAGATATCAACCCGACGTTTACGATCGGTGATCTGGAGCGGAAGAAACGGGAGATTATCGAACAGTTGGAACGGGAAGGGATTATTGATATGAACCAACGCCTGGAATTATCCCTTTTGCCGAAAAATATTGCCGTTATTTCTTCTCCGACGGCTGCCGGATTAGGTGATTTTATAAATCAATTGGAGCGGAATTCTTACGGTTATAAATTTCACATCAAATTGTTTCCTGCGGTAATGCAGGGGGAGAAGACCACGGAATCTGTGATTGCAGCATTAGACCGGATTTATGAATATGAATATCTGTTTGATGTTGTTGTGATTATCCGGGGAGGAGGGGCGCAGTCGGATTTGGGATGTTTCGATTCCTATGATATGGCGGCTAATGTGGCCCAGTTTCCGATACCGGTAATAGCCGGAATCGGCCATGAACGTGATGAAACGATCGTGGACCGGGTTGCTTTTATGCGTGTGAAGACGCCGACAGCGGCAGCAGCTTTTTTAATCGAGACTTTTCAGGATTTTGATGCGCATGTTGAGGAATTGAGGGGGGATTTTGTCTCCGGAGTAAAGGATTTATTATTGCGGGAAAACAATCGGCAAAAATTGTTGGCAGTTAATTTGAAACGGTTGACTCAGGGATGGCTGGGAGGAAATGCGAATCGTTTGCACTTGCTGTCTCATCGGTTGGAGCATTCGGTACAGTTATATGTATATAACCGAAAAGGATATTTTAATACCGTATATACACGTATCGTAAACCGTTTGAACCTTCTTCGGGAACGACAAGGGAATCAGTTGTCGGATTTTGCTGTACGGGTAAAACAGAAATGCAAAAGCCGGTTTGAGAAAGAGCGTCATTTTATCGAGTTGGCGGAAATACAGATGAAATACGTTGATCCCAAAAATGTGTTGGAGCGGGGATATTCTATCACCCGTTTGAATGGTCGTGCCGTTCGCTCGGTAACAGAAGTAAAGGCGGGAGATGTTGTGGAAACTGTGGTTGGCGACGGAAAATTAAAGAGCAGGGTGGATTCGGTTGAAATAGGATGA
- the xseB gene encoding exodeoxyribonuclease VII small subunit, whose amino-acid sequence MEEKLNYKDAIAEIEQIVTLLEENKLDVDELGTKVKRVSELIAFCKAKLHNTEEEVENILKTMGEE is encoded by the coding sequence ATGGAAGAGAAATTGAATTATAAAGACGCCATAGCTGAAATAGAGCAAATTGTTACATTGTTGGAAGAGAATAAATTGGATGTCGATGAGTTGGGTACAAAAGTAAAGCGGGTCTCGGAATTGATTGCATTCTGTAAAGCCAAATTACACAATACCGAAGAAGAGGTGGAAAATATTCTGAAGACAATGGGAGAAGAATAG
- the dacB gene encoding D-alanyl-D-alanine carboxypeptidase/D-alanyl-D-alanine endopeptidase has translation MVGKRFGLLLCCLWGLSSGLRGQPSEALERLLEAVELRHAVIGISVKAVADGRIVIDRSGDKSLQPASVCKLLSSALALKEKGADFHYTTSVWRTGTIADGKLNGDIVIEANGDPCFDSRYFPEYKFTDRLVDAIRQLNIRQIRGKIRIENDKQVVLPGSWLWEDISNYYGAAYFPFNYKDNTYYLRFRTGLPGEKTVLLNVDPEQPGVRFVNEVKAAEGNTDDAWIFGGPYSKEMHILGTLPQKREVFQIKGAMHRPDLCFLEEIGKKLNKNGIVVGGVEIAGGGKKEKIETFVSPALKDIVRETNKKSINLFAEALGQLVDEINYPERCRVLLDEIGVGASGVVLKDACGLSAANAVPAEVFTNLLLWAHKMLGWNFVASLPLAGTDAGLNPYVAANPALKNKLRAKTGSFAGVRCLSGYLTTERGEILAFTILVNHFDGSPSLLQKKIGEFLCSFL, from the coding sequence ATGGTAGGAAAAAGGTTCGGATTGTTGTTGTGTTGCCTGTGGGGATTGTCAAGCGGTCTCCGGGGACAGCCTTCTGAAGCTTTGGAGCGCTTGCTGGAGGCCGTAGAATTGAGACATGCCGTTATAGGTATCTCGGTAAAAGCTGTCGCGGACGGGCGCATTGTGATAGATCGGTCAGGAGATAAATCTTTACAGCCGGCTTCTGTATGTAAATTATTGTCATCTGCTTTGGCGCTGAAAGAGAAAGGAGCAGATTTTCATTATACGACATCGGTATGGAGAACCGGTACCATTGCCGACGGGAAATTAAACGGAGATATCGTTATCGAAGCGAACGGAGATCCGTGTTTTGATTCCCGTTATTTCCCGGAATATAAGTTTACAGACCGGTTGGTTGATGCAATCCGTCAATTGAATATCCGTCAAATACGGGGAAAGATCCGGATAGAAAACGATAAACAGGTTGTTTTGCCCGGGTCCTGGTTGTGGGAAGATATTTCCAATTATTACGGAGCAGCTTATTTCCCTTTTAACTATAAAGATAACACCTATTATTTAAGATTTCGTACCGGATTGCCCGGAGAAAAAACCGTATTGTTAAATGTCGATCCGGAGCAACCGGGAGTACGGTTTGTGAATGAGGTGAAAGCTGCTGAGGGAAATACAGATGATGCCTGGATTTTCGGAGGCCCGTATAGTAAAGAAATGCATATCCTGGGTACTTTACCCCAGAAACGGGAAGTATTTCAGATAAAAGGAGCTATGCATCGTCCGGATTTGTGTTTTTTGGAAGAGATCGGGAAAAAATTGAATAAAAACGGTATTGTTGTCGGAGGAGTAGAAATAGCAGGAGGAGGGAAGAAAGAAAAAATAGAGACCTTTGTTTCTCCGGCATTGAAAGACATTGTCCGGGAAACGAATAAGAAAAGCATCAATCTGTTTGCTGAAGCTTTGGGGCAATTGGTAGATGAAATCAACTATCCGGAACGTTGCCGGGTATTACTGGACGAGATCGGAGTCGGAGCTTCCGGAGTGGTGTTGAAAGACGCTTGCGGTTTGTCTGCTGCTAATGCAGTTCCGGCCGAAGTATTTACAAATTTGTTGCTATGGGCTCATAAAATGCTGGGCTGGAATTTTGTCGCTTCTTTGCCTTTGGCGGGGACGGATGCCGGATTAAATCCTTATGTCGCTGCTAATCCCGCTTTGAAAAATAAATTGAGAGCCAAAACCGGCTCTTTTGCCGGCGTACGTTGTCTTTCCGGTTATCTTACAACAGAACGGGGAGAGATTCTGGCTTTTACCATTCTTGTAAATCATTTCGATGGTTCTCCTTCCCTGCTTCAAAAGAAAATCGGGGAATTCCTTTGCTCCTTTCTTTAA
- a CDS encoding thioredoxin family protein: protein MRVIYLLFFFSLCFVFNCQAIHFFEGDYTSALEKAKTENKNLFICFSASWCGPCKMMEKYVFPDEKVAQYVDTHFIPLHLDIDIQENAALQKRINPEYAGVVPHLCILSPEETLIKESGGALSIPQMLKFLQITPKNALHRKIAKSSDIDSIQQLFAYKDSYQQILEKAQRENKNMLLCFSSHYCGPCRLMKKTTFSSPFIVDYAQEHYVPGYLDLDKEENIKLCVRYLNKDRIVPYLVIASPDEKIINKHTGYMDSTAFMAFLRTDSLPSRTDILPQDEVRVEYVQSTPTWWNKFIYSQQTGHWKLELLTGINVTTLKTSGNLSALDFNHRIGYEAGIAFNRSWQHFRLAPGLSFISKGGKNKDYTLRQNYLEVPVKIGWIFHNPGYGWYQCLDVTPYGSLRVGHKLKRSDTAIPKAFFETDKFDYGLRFALHARFSSGKIEGGYNLGLHNISSVPGGGMYHRGFFLNLMLSLGG from the coding sequence ATGAGAGTTATTTATCTATTGTTTTTCTTTTCCCTTTGTTTCGTGTTTAATTGCCAGGCCATTCATTTTTTTGAAGGAGATTATACTTCGGCGCTGGAAAAAGCCAAAACTGAAAACAAAAACCTGTTTATCTGCTTCTCCGCTTCCTGGTGCGGCCCTTGTAAAATGATGGAAAAATATGTATTTCCGGACGAAAAGGTGGCTCAATATGTCGATACACATTTTATCCCTCTTCACCTGGATATAGACATTCAGGAAAACGCCGCCTTACAAAAACGGATTAACCCGGAATATGCAGGAGTAGTTCCGCACCTTTGTATTCTTAGTCCGGAGGAAACACTAATCAAAGAATCCGGGGGAGCTTTGTCTATTCCTCAGATGTTAAAATTTTTACAAATCACACCGAAAAACGCCCTGCATCGCAAAATCGCAAAATCTTCCGATATTGATTCAATCCAACAGCTTTTTGCTTATAAAGACAGCTATCAACAAATATTGGAAAAAGCACAACGGGAAAATAAAAATATGTTACTCTGTTTTTCTTCTCATTATTGCGGCCCCTGTCGCTTAATGAAAAAAACGACGTTCAGCAGCCCTTTCATCGTCGATTATGCTCAGGAACATTACGTTCCCGGCTATCTCGATCTCGATAAAGAAGAAAATATAAAATTATGTGTCCGCTATCTCAACAAAGATAGAATCGTCCCTTATCTGGTCATTGCATCACCCGATGAGAAAATAATCAACAAACACACCGGCTATATGGATTCTACAGCTTTCATGGCCTTCCTTCGAACAGATTCGCTCCCGTCCCGAACAGATATTTTACCTCAGGATGAGGTTCGGGTTGAATATGTACAATCCACCCCGACCTGGTGGAATAAATTTATCTACAGTCAACAAACCGGTCATTGGAAACTGGAGCTACTTACCGGCATAAATGTCACGACCTTAAAAACGAGCGGTAATCTATCGGCATTGGATTTCAACCATCGGATCGGATATGAAGCAGGAATAGCCTTCAACCGGTCCTGGCAACATTTCCGGTTAGCTCCGGGTTTATCTTTTATCTCCAAAGGTGGAAAAAACAAAGATTATACACTACGGCAAAACTACCTGGAAGTACCTGTTAAAATAGGATGGATATTCCACAATCCCGGTTACGGCTGGTATCAGTGCCTGGACGTAACCCCTTACGGCTCCTTGCGAGTCGGGCATAAATTAAAACGTTCTGATACAGCCATTCCCAAAGCATTTTTTGAAACCGATAAATTCGATTACGGCCTGCGTTTTGCTTTACATGCCCGATTTTCTTCCGGGAAAATCGAAGGAGGATATAATTTAGGCTTACACAATATCTCATCCGTTCCAGGAGGAGGTATGTATCACCGGGGATTTTTTCTCAACTTAATGCTCTCGTTGGGAGGATAA
- the dnaK gene encoding molecular chaperone DnaK — translation MGKIIGIDLGTTNSCVAVMEGNEPVVIPNSEGRRTTPSIVAFVDNGERKVGDPAKRQAITNPRKTIYSIKRFMGETYEQVGKEIKRVAYEVVKGDNNTPRVVIDDRKYSPQEISAMILQKMKKTAEDYLGQEVTEAVITVPAYFNDSQRQATKEAGEIAGLTVKRIINEPTAAALAYGLDKKDKDMRIAVFDLGGGTFDISILELGDGVFEVKSTNGDTHLGGDDFDDIIINWLADEFQKEQGVDIRKDPMAHQRLKEAAEKAKIELSSSTTTEINLPYIFPVDGVPKHLVRSLTRAQFDQLTYKLVEATIEPCRNALKDAGLQASQIDEVILVGGSTRIPAVQKKVEEFFGKTPSKGVNPDEVVAVGAAIQGGVLTGEVKDVLLLDVTPLSLGIETLGGVMTKLIESNTTIPTKKSEVFSTAADNQPSVEIHILQGERPMAKDNKTIGRFHLDSIPPAPRGIPQIEVTFDIDANGILNVSAKDKATGKQQSIRIEASSGLSDAEIKRMKDEASANAEADKQEKERIDTINKADSMIFQTEKQLKEFGDKLPADKKAPIESALQELKDAHKNQDINAINTAIDKLNNVFQAASQEMYNAQAQQQQGGAQQEPQGNPNAGANNGGKDQEVTDVDFEEVK, via the coding sequence ATGGGAAAAATAATTGGAATTGACTTAGGTACTACGAACTCATGCGTAGCCGTTATGGAGGGTAATGAGCCCGTCGTAATACCGAATAGTGAAGGAAGACGGACAACTCCTTCTATTGTGGCATTTGTAGATAATGGGGAACGAAAAGTTGGTGATCCGGCAAAACGTCAGGCAATTACCAATCCGAGAAAGACAATTTATTCTATCAAGCGGTTCATGGGCGAGACCTATGAGCAGGTAGGAAAAGAGATAAAGAGAGTGGCTTATGAAGTTGTCAAAGGCGATAATAATACCCCGCGTGTCGTTATCGATGACCGTAAATATTCTCCACAGGAAATTTCTGCCATGATCCTGCAAAAAATGAAAAAAACGGCGGAAGATTATCTGGGCCAGGAAGTAACGGAAGCAGTTATTACCGTACCGGCTTATTTCAACGATTCACAGCGTCAAGCAACGAAAGAGGCAGGAGAAATTGCAGGCTTAACGGTAAAACGTATTATCAACGAACCGACTGCTGCTGCATTGGCCTACGGTTTGGATAAGAAAGACAAAGATATGCGGATCGCTGTGTTCGACTTAGGTGGAGGTACGTTCGATATTTCTATCCTCGAATTGGGTGACGGCGTTTTTGAAGTGAAATCGACGAACGGTGATACTCACTTAGGTGGTGATGACTTCGACGATATTATCATCAACTGGCTGGCTGACGAGTTCCAAAAAGAACAAGGAGTAGACATCCGTAAAGACCCGATGGCTCATCAACGTTTGAAAGAAGCTGCCGAAAAAGCAAAAATAGAATTGTCAAGCTCTACGACAACGGAAATCAACTTGCCGTATATCTTCCCGGTAGACGGAGTGCCCAAACACTTGGTAAGAAGCCTGACGAGAGCTCAATTCGATCAGTTGACTTACAAGTTGGTCGAAGCTACGATAGAACCTTGTCGGAATGCCTTGAAAGATGCAGGCTTACAGGCATCTCAAATCGACGAAGTGATTTTGGTAGGTGGTTCTACCCGTATCCCGGCTGTTCAGAAAAAAGTAGAAGAATTTTTCGGTAAAACGCCTTCTAAAGGTGTAAACCCGGACGAAGTTGTTGCTGTTGGAGCTGCCATCCAAGGCGGTGTTTTGACCGGAGAAGTAAAAGACGTACTGTTATTGGACGTAACCCCATTGTCTTTAGGTATTGAAACCTTAGGCGGTGTTATGACCAAACTGATCGAATCCAATACGACGATTCCGACCAAGAAATCCGAAGTATTCTCTACTGCTGCGGACAACCAGCCGTCTGTAGAAATTCATATTCTGCAAGGTGAACGTCCGATGGCCAAAGATAACAAAACGATCGGTCGTTTCCACCTGGACAGTATTCCACCTGCCCCACGTGGCATCCCGCAAATCGAAGTAACTTTCGATATCGACGCAAACGGTATTCTGAATGTATCGGCCAAAGACAAAGCCACAGGTAAACAGCAGTCAATCCGTATCGAAGCTTCATCAGGCTTGTCCGATGCTGAAATCAAACGGATGAAAGACGAAGCCAGTGCCAATGCCGAAGCCGACAAACAAGAAAAAGAACGTATCGATACCATCAACAAAGCAGATTCAATGATTTTCCAGACGGAAAAACAATTGAAAGAATTTGGAGACAAATTACCTGCTGACAAAAAGGCACCGATCGAATCGGCTCTTCAGGAACTGAAAGATGCACACAAGAACCAGGATATAAATGCAATCAATACTGCTATTGATAAATTGAACAACGTATTCCAGGCTGCATCACAGGAAATGTACAACGCCCAGGCTCAACAACAGCAAGGCGGAGCACAGCAGGAACCTCAAGGTAATCCGAATGCCGGAGCCAATAACGGAGGCAAAGACCAGGAAGTAACCGACGTTGACTTCGAAGAAGTAAAATAA